GCTTCAAAATGCGGCCTCGGTCGCGGGGCTGATGTTCACCACCGAGGCGATGATCACGGAAAAACCGAAAAAATCCAAAACCGGTTCCGATACCGAGCCGGATGACGACATGTACTAACCCGCTAAAATAAACGCCGCCCGTGCGACCGGCTTCTTTTCGTCGCACGGGCGGTGCCCGCAACGGTATGGTTTTTCCCGCGTGTTTGCGCCTTCGAGTGAATCGGCTGTTCTCATGCTATATTTGTTTGAATGTTATCGGATTATGTTCTAAGTAAGTAAGCTTCACGGCATTCATCAGTGGAGGGTCCAAACGGTGGTTATGGAAGAAATCAGACGGGAAGTGGAGCAAACAAGCCTGCTGGTGAGCCGGATCCGGCAGGAAATCGAAAAAATTTTAGTAGGCCAGCGCAAATTGGTGGACGGCTTGCTGATGGGCCTTTTTTCCAAGGGCCATATTCTTATCGAAGGCGTTCCGGGGCTTGCCAAAACCAGCGCCGTCAAGGCCTTGGCCGCCACCGTGCGGGCGGATTTCAAACGTATTCAGTTTACGCCGGATCTGTTGCCCGCGGACCTGATCGGTACCGAAGTCTACCGGCCTGAAACCGGCGAGTTTACGATCAAAAAAGGCCCGATTTTTCACAATATCATTCTGGCCGATGAAATTAACCGAGCCCCGTCCAAAGTCCAGTCCGCCCTGCTGGAGGCCATGCAGGAGCGCCAGGTCACCATCGGCGATGCCACCTATCCGCTGGCGGATCCGTTTCTCGTGATGGCCACCCAAAACCCCATTGAACAGGAGGGGACCTATCCGCTGCCCGAAGCACAGATAGATCGGTTCATGCTCAAACTGGTGATCGATTATCCGGACAAAAGCGAGGAAAAGGAGATTATGAAGCGTGTGGGCTTTGAAGTGCCCGCCGAGATTCATTCGGTGATTACACCGGCGCAGTTGGATGAGATCGCCGGGCTGATCCGAAGAATCTATGTGGATGACAAGCTGAAGGATTATATGGTGGATCTCGTGTTCGCCACTCGAAAGCCCGGTGATTACCATATCGACATCGCAGATTATATTCAGTTCGGCGCCTCTCCCAGGGCGACGATTTATCTGAGCCAGATCGCGCGGGCCTACGCCTTTTTGCAGGGCCGTGCTTATGTGACCCCTCAGGATATCAAAACCATCGCTCCGGATGTGCTGCGCCACCGGATTATTTTGACCTATGAAGCTGAAGCAGAGGATGTGACGACCGAGCAGATCATCGGCCGTGTATTTGATTCCGTGCCGGTGCCTTAAACGGGGTTTCCATGCTTTCTCCGGAACTCATTAAAAAAATTAAGAAAATCCATATTCGCAGCGCCCGCAGGGTTAATACCATGATGGCGGGCCAGTATAAATCGGTGTTTCGGGGCTCCGGCATTGAATTCGAAGAGGTGCGCGAATACACTCCGGGGGATGACGTCAAAAGCATCGACTGGAAGGTGTCGGCCCGCATGGGACGGCCTTATATCAAGCGTTACCGGGAGGAGCGGGAGCAACGGGTGATGCTGCTGGTGGATATGAGCGCATCCGGCGATTTTGGAACCGGGGAAACCGTGAAACGGGAAATGTCGGCGGAAATCGCCGCTATCCTTGCCTTTAACGCCATTCGAAATAACGACAAGGTGGGGGCGATTCTATTTACCGACCAGGTGGAGCGCTACATTCCGCCCCAAAAGGGATCGGCCCATGTCTGGCGGTTGATTAAGGAGATTTTCGCCTTTCAGCCGCAACATACCGGCACCGATATTCAGAGTGCCGTGCATTTTCTGGGGCGGGTCGGCCGTAAACGGGGCCTTGTTTTTCTGATTTCCGATTATCTGGCCGCTGATTATGCCAAACCGCTCAAGATTGCCGCCAAAAAGCATGAATTTATCGGGGTGCTGGTGTCGGATCCCGGTGACTTCAGGTTGCCCGAAGCCGGGCTGGTGCTGGTGGAAGATCTGGAAACCGGCCGAACGCTTTGGCTGGACGCGGGCCACGAAGCCACCCGCCGCCGGTATGAAGCCGGAAAATTTGCGGAACATCTAAAGGCCAAAGAGATTCTCAAGGGGGCGGACATTGATTGCATCGATATCAGCACGGCAGGCTCCGTGACCGATGCCTTGATTCTATATTTTCGATATCGTGAAAAGATCAAGAGAAGCTGATGGAAATGACGGATATTCACGATATCAAACCGCTCCTTCCGGTGCGGTTGCCGGTATCGATTCCGGGGGTGTTGTGGTATGTGCTGGCGGGCTTGGTACTGGCCGGTCTGATTTTGGCGGCCTGGTGTTACTGGCGGCGAAAACGGCGCTCTCCGCAAAACGAGGTGCCCGAGCGCGTGAGACCGCCGGATGAAGTCGCCTATGAGGCGCTTGATCGTCTGGAGGCGGCATCCGGGTTGACGGAAAAAGTGTTTTATTTTCGATTGTCCGCTATTTTGCGCGGGTATCTTTCCGGCCGGTTTGGTGTGGACGCACTTGAAATGACAACCGAAGAGCTTTTACCCGCCGTCGAGCGCATGGCAATGGAAAGATCGCACAAATCGGGGATCAGGGCGTTGGCGTTATTCAGTGATCCGGTGAAATTCGCCGACATACCGGCGGCCCTGTCACAAATGGAAAAAGACTTATGCTTTGTGAGACAGCTGGTGAAAGAGACGAGCCCCGCGATCGAGGCGAGCGCTCCGGCTGAACAGAAGGATTAAAGACCACGTACCGAGGTAGCGTATCACCCATGTTTCGCTTTGCCGACCCCTATGTTCTGTTGTTATTGGCTTTTCTTCCGGTGCTGGTGGTTTACCGGAAACAAAAGGTCAAAATGCCGACGCTGCGCGTTTCCGGGATCGCCGCTATCGTCCACGTCCCCCCGAGCCCCTTCATCCGCTTTGCCGGCGGCATGCTTTCTTTGTTCAAGTTCACGGCCCTGGTGCTTATGGTGCTGGCCCTTGCCAGACCCCAGTGGGGGACGCGCGTGGTGAATGTTAAAACCGAAGGAATTAACATCCTGCTGGCGGTGGATATTTCCGAGAGTATGGGGGCGCTGGATTTTGAAATGAAGGGCAACATCGTCAACCGGCTCGAAGCGGTCAAAAACGTGATTCACCGGTTTGTGGCCAAGCGCTCCGGCGACCGGATCGGCATGGTGGTTTTCGGCAGCAACGCCTACACGCAACTTCCCCTGACACGGGACTACAACACCCTTGCGACCATTCTCGATCGGGTGCAAATCGGTGCGGCCGGAAAAAGTACCGCCATCGGGGATGCGATCGGCATCTCCCTGAAGCGGCTTGCCGATATTCCCGGCAAATCCAATATCATGATTTTGCTCACGGACGGGCGCAGCAACAGCGGCGAACTGACGCCGGAAACAGCCGTTGAGATCGCGGTGGCCAAAGGGGTTCGCATTTATACCATCGGGGTGGGCCGAGAGGGGGAAGCGCCCTTTCGCGTGAATATTCCCGGCTACGGCGAAAGATATGTGTATCAGCGGGTGGACATCGATGAAAATACCCTGCGAATGATTGCGGAAAAAACCAATGGCGCCTATTTTCGCGCCGAAGATACAAAGGGGCTTGAAACAATATACGACACCATCGATCGCCTTGAAAAAACGGAAGCGACGGTGAAAACCTATGACAGTTTCCGGGAATTATACCGGTATTTGCTGTTTCCGGCCTTTTGCTTTTTGGCCGGGTGGATGGTATTGACCCATACAAGGTTTTTGAGAATACCATGACCTTCAGTGATTTAAGCTCGTTATGGCTG
This Desulfobacterales bacterium DNA region includes the following protein-coding sequences:
- a CDS encoding MoxR family ATPase; translation: MEEIRREVEQTSLLVSRIRQEIEKILVGQRKLVDGLLMGLFSKGHILIEGVPGLAKTSAVKALAATVRADFKRIQFTPDLLPADLIGTEVYRPETGEFTIKKGPIFHNIILADEINRAPSKVQSALLEAMQERQVTIGDATYPLADPFLVMATQNPIEQEGTYPLPEAQIDRFMLKLVIDYPDKSEEKEIMKRVGFEVPAEIHSVITPAQLDEIAGLIRRIYVDDKLKDYMVDLVFATRKPGDYHIDIADYIQFGASPRATIYLSQIARAYAFLQGRAYVTPQDIKTIAPDVLRHRIILTYEAEAEDVTTEQIIGRVFDSVPVP
- a CDS encoding DUF58 domain-containing protein, whose amino-acid sequence is MLSPELIKKIKKIHIRSARRVNTMMAGQYKSVFRGSGIEFEEVREYTPGDDVKSIDWKVSARMGRPYIKRYREEREQRVMLLVDMSASGDFGTGETVKREMSAEIAAILAFNAIRNNDKVGAILFTDQVERYIPPQKGSAHVWRLIKEIFAFQPQHTGTDIQSAVHFLGRVGRKRGLVFLISDYLAADYAKPLKIAAKKHEFIGVLVSDPGDFRLPEAGLVLVEDLETGRTLWLDAGHEATRRRYEAGKFAEHLKAKEILKGADIDCIDISTAGSVTDALILYFRYREKIKRS
- a CDS encoding DUF4381 family protein, which codes for MEMTDIHDIKPLLPVRLPVSIPGVLWYVLAGLVLAGLILAAWCYWRRKRRSPQNEVPERVRPPDEVAYEALDRLEAASGLTEKVFYFRLSAILRGYLSGRFGVDALEMTTEELLPAVERMAMERSHKSGIRALALFSDPVKFADIPAALSQMEKDLCFVRQLVKETSPAIEASAPAEQKD
- a CDS encoding VWA domain-containing protein, which encodes MFRFADPYVLLLLAFLPVLVVYRKQKVKMPTLRVSGIAAIVHVPPSPFIRFAGGMLSLFKFTALVLMVLALARPQWGTRVVNVKTEGINILLAVDISESMGALDFEMKGNIVNRLEAVKNVIHRFVAKRSGDRIGMVVFGSNAYTQLPLTRDYNTLATILDRVQIGAAGKSTAIGDAIGISLKRLADIPGKSNIMILLTDGRSNSGELTPETAVEIAVAKGVRIYTIGVGREGEAPFRVNIPGYGERYVYQRVDIDENTLRMIAEKTNGAYFRAEDTKGLETIYDTIDRLEKTEATVKTYDSFRELYRYLLFPAFCFLAGWMVLTHTRFLRIP